In one window of Saprospiraceae bacterium DNA:
- a CDS encoding cupin domain-containing protein, with protein MKISLKKDYNYLAPDGSEIRLLAKVNAVGICHCTLPVSKTSAAVKHKTVEEIWYFISGEGEMWQKEENDGLPVPVKKGDSVNIPKGNSFQFRNLGKEPLCIIITTIPNWPGAGEVISVAGYWKELFF; from the coding sequence ATGAAAATCAGTTTGAAGAAAGATTATAATTACCTTGCTCCAGATGGTTCAGAAATCCGATTGCTGGCAAAAGTAAATGCAGTTGGTATTTGTCATTGTACTTTACCTGTTAGCAAAACATCTGCTGCGGTGAAGCATAAGACAGTTGAAGAAATCTGGTATTTCATTTCTGGAGAAGGTGAAATGTGGCAAAAAGAAGAAAATGACGGTTTACCAGTACCTGTAAAAAAAGGCGATTCTGTCAATATACCTAAAGGGAACAGTTTCCAATTTAGAAATCTGGGAAAAGAGCCATTATGTATTATCATAACAACAATACCCAATTGGCCGGGTGCAGGGGAAGTAATTTCGGTAGCTGGGTATTGGAAAGAACTTTTTTTTTAA
- a CDS encoding VCBS repeat-containing protein — translation MNATIITFIFLLLAQFEGLSQTVTTLLRSGENANKLNLVIIGDGFQAGADQTTFNNYVDNTIMQQVFTEGPLWESMNAFNIFRINVNSVNSGVTQVDNNGNVTTARNTALGYRYSGNWNRCWMEPGPTSNATVNGILDTNIPNWTYVFIVLNEPNGGGCRRGNSLAVTLGSAWTTAAHEMGHMVGNLRDEYCRNGTYTGAEPVFVNLTIDTNRNTLKWRDFVRPTTPIPTGENARQGNGCAGFNQGTQPAWWSNSDDAGTFEGGVLNTNNAFDNGIYRPAVNCRMRGNTPPFCPVCYDQMKTSMDPFHEYTYSRSYVGDFTGDGLDDIVIHNDNSLALYRSGSAELEPIWIVTGEIPIWDDFRPGDRFFVGDFNNDNRDDLYVFNHSDWAFPYLGMLRSNGNGFTCVRLFELELPGWDDMRPHDQFFVGDFDDDGRDDLYVFNGEDWSMGYLEMLRSTGNNLAYVRRYDDNLPGWGEMRRNDLFYVGDFNNDDREDLYIFNGQDWSIGYLQMLRSAGNNLQHVRRYDEELPGWDDMRIHDKFYIADFNGDGRKDIYVFNGEDWSMEYLQMLRSTGNSLAYVRRFDGDVPGWNGLAPHDQFYVANIDGDSDEDLYVYNSVDWVTQYLGVLKSNGNNLSGSWQSDWIGSWNLGSPDRILVGDFAGSADWEDIFIRNNDWFGLLRSYQSSVGLTAIYPRWIHRHNYHRLGWW, via the coding sequence ATGAACGCAACAATCATAACTTTCATCTTTTTGCTCCTTGCCCAATTCGAGGGTCTATCTCAAACTGTAACCACTTTACTCCGTAGCGGAGAAAATGCGAATAAATTAAATCTAGTCATAATTGGTGACGGATTTCAAGCAGGAGCTGACCAAACTACATTCAACAACTACGTGGATAATACAATAATGCAACAGGTATTCACAGAAGGACCATTATGGGAATCAATGAATGCCTTTAATATTTTCAGAATCAATGTTAATTCGGTTAATTCGGGAGTTACTCAAGTAGATAATAATGGAAATGTTACTACTGCAAGAAATACAGCATTAGGATACAGGTATAGCGGAAATTGGAATAGATGTTGGATGGAGCCAGGACCCACTTCAAATGCTACTGTCAATGGCATTCTTGACACAAATATTCCTAATTGGACTTATGTTTTTATTGTGCTGAATGAGCCCAATGGAGGTGGTTGCAGACGAGGTAACTCTCTTGCTGTTACTTTAGGTAGTGCATGGACAACCGCTGCCCACGAAATGGGGCATATGGTGGGTAATTTACGTGATGAATATTGTCGTAATGGTACTTATACAGGCGCAGAACCCGTCTTTGTGAATTTAACTATTGATACTAATAGAAATACACTAAAGTGGCGCGACTTTGTACGCCCAACTACCCCAATTCCAACGGGTGAAAATGCGAGACAAGGAAATGGGTGTGCTGGATTTAATCAAGGAACTCAACCGGCATGGTGGTCTAATAGTGATGATGCAGGAACTTTTGAAGGAGGGGTTCTGAATACTAACAATGCTTTTGATAATGGAATATATCGACCAGCTGTCAATTGTCGTATGAGAGGAAACACACCGCCATTCTGTCCTGTTTGTTATGACCAAATGAAAACAAGTATGGACCCGTTCCATGAATATACTTATAGCAGAAGTTATGTTGGGGATTTTACTGGCGATGGATTGGACGATATAGTGATACACAATGATAATAGTCTTGCTTTATATCGTAGTGGAAGTGCTGAATTAGAACCCATTTGGATAGTAACAGGAGAAATTCCCATATGGGATGATTTTAGACCAGGAGACCGTTTTTTTGTAGGTGATTTTAACAATGATAACAGAGACGATTTATATGTATTTAACCATTCTGATTGGGCATTCCCTTACTTAGGAATGCTCCGTTCAAATGGAAATGGATTTACTTGTGTTAGACTTTTTGAACTTGAATTACCTGGTTGGGACGATATGAGACCGCATGACCAGTTTTTTGTAGGTGATTTTGATGATGATGGACGAGACGATTTATATGTTTTCAATGGAGAAGATTGGTCAATGGGATATCTTGAGATGCTAAGAAGTACTGGAAACAACCTTGCCTATGTACGAAGGTATGATGATAATTTGCCCGGATGGGGAGAAATGAGGAGAAATGATTTATTCTATGTAGGAGATTTTAATAATGATGACAGAGAGGACCTTTATATATTTAATGGACAAGATTGGTCAATAGGGTATTTGCAAATGTTGCGCTCAGCGGGCAACAATTTGCAACATGTACGACGGTATGATGAGGAACTACCGGGTTGGGATGATATGCGAATACATGACAAATTTTATATCGCTGACTTCAATGGAGATGGTAGAAAAGATATTTATGTTTTTAATGGAGAGGATTGGTCAATGGAGTATTTACAGATGTTGAGAAGTACAGGAAATTCTCTTGCTTATGTTAGGCGGTTTGATGGTGATGTTCCTGGGTGGAATGGTTTAGCACCACATGACCAATTTTATGTTGCAAACATTGACGGTGATAGTGATGAAGATTTGTATGTTTATAATTCAGTAGATTGGGTAACCCAATATCTAGGTGTTCTCAAGTCAAATGGCAACAATCTTTCAGGTAGTTGGCAATCTGACTGGATAGGTAGTTGGAATTTAGGTAGCCCAGATAGGATTCTTGTGGGGGATTTTGCAGGCTCTGCAGATTGGGAAGATATTTTTATTCGTAATAACGACTGGTTTGGACTTCTTCGTTCTTACCAAAGTTCTGTTGGACTAACTGCAATTTATCCAAGATGGATTCATAGACATAATTATCATAGATTGGGTTGGTGGTAG
- a CDS encoding T9SS type A sorting domain-containing protein yields MRWIFALGISLFSCCSSFQKLNSQTFTLDRMLEIPGSMAGQFYEGKNNVLFNYYNSCTHIRLYKSRDEGKSWESITALNFSKDSKFDICADGTLLSGYNKEAYYSEDDGENWTPFSTTTWPVFNYLSGTSLDNLFILSGSTVYRSINRGASWIRVINNVNGSSIVFYQDPTTNNLYICSDNEIWQSKNMGQSWTSWHKDRFSGVELPRMFSGLNNRIYVAGHGYVWVFSNQGVLRTKTNVSINSQRMVHLCQTNSGRLIAYKFNANYYSDNEGASWKTFTNTSGFFIDKLFKSSFGVLFGTKQYQPAAYRSEDEGVNWDLANQGIQGAVVRDILHLSIDRFIVLQDNGIFYTGDVGQHYKLIHQLKNWIYGDAYSKIKSMCTLDDILFYADGNNIYKYNLTTDQKKLVYQNATGIFNGMTCNSSNKMLFFSNSNDIYRSTDLGDKWVKIPIPVANASIGQPIITDEILVINVDKSVYRSQDYGDHWFKTGNFPDPVSTLHCPYPSMVYFVHKDDTGNIDLFQSYDAGLSWFKSTVFSPVYVNEDKHIWINNKGDLILKGWEGDIYRSFDNGQSFSLYHDIGDSETYIFLGDDQRIYIQGNCFFYRLLEPSSDRKLAHGFLFKDDDQNCLLDATEIGYPGRQISIRDGNSSYFLYSNPTGAFYFEAPPAAFELEASNISPYHHACVQQLNGATLDLSKSIELGLQILKECHLLNLDLSIPGLRRCFESTIYIHYSNIGTDLAPNASIELILDPYLQYIRSNQTNVMVSGDTLKFQLGDVHLGSVGKIAITVFVSCNAKIGQELCVEASIQAKDGCITGSTAIVKTSANCNGDSTLLILTNLSAVPMKENRSWKLLETGNNKVQTIASGFFKLQANESRQYTVQSSDQEQMFSAQQEASYPYNKFSQTLIDNCLRNPGIKNAYDEEEPFYDRECMENTGSYDPNDIIGRPLGITTEKRIESEQELEYTIRFQNTGTDTAFNVIVVNDLKSSNLDLATLTLGASSHSYAMSLIDGHEMLFAFKDIMLPDSNINATESHGFLKYKIKPKKQLPPNSQINNQASIYFDFNEPVKTNTDFHTIGLPLVTNIKSETEYTNDLIEISPNPVLDFAKIKLYDPLFEIKSIELIDVFGRRLKAKWSRDSELIIDFRGVPAGVYMVAIEGRGGERFVGKVVKL; encoded by the coding sequence ATGAGATGGATATTTGCATTAGGGATAAGTCTATTCAGCTGCTGTAGCTCATTCCAAAAATTGAATTCCCAAACATTTACGCTTGATCGGATGTTGGAAATTCCAGGTTCTATGGCGGGACAATTTTATGAAGGGAAGAACAACGTCTTGTTCAATTATTACAACTCCTGCACGCACATCCGACTTTATAAATCCCGCGACGAAGGAAAATCCTGGGAGTCGATCACGGCACTTAATTTTTCTAAGGATTCAAAATTCGACATCTGTGCAGATGGCACCTTGCTGAGCGGATATAATAAAGAAGCATATTATTCTGAAGACGATGGTGAAAACTGGACCCCATTTTCTACCACCACCTGGCCTGTATTCAATTACCTGAGTGGAACTTCTTTAGACAATCTTTTTATATTATCAGGTTCCACTGTTTATAGGAGTATCAATCGGGGCGCCTCCTGGATTCGTGTTATCAACAATGTGAACGGATCTTCGATAGTATTTTATCAGGACCCGACCACGAACAATCTCTACATCTGTTCAGATAATGAAATCTGGCAATCGAAGAACATGGGTCAGAGTTGGACCAGCTGGCACAAAGATCGTTTTTCCGGAGTGGAATTACCGCGTATGTTTAGTGGTCTCAACAACAGAATTTATGTAGCAGGTCATGGATACGTATGGGTATTTTCCAATCAAGGGGTATTGCGAACCAAAACCAATGTATCAATTAATAGTCAGCGGATGGTGCATCTTTGTCAGACCAATTCCGGTCGGCTGATCGCTTATAAATTCAATGCCAATTATTACTCTGATAATGAAGGGGCCAGCTGGAAAACATTTACAAACACAAGTGGATTCTTCATCGACAAATTGTTTAAGTCATCTTTTGGAGTTTTGTTTGGAACCAAGCAATACCAACCCGCTGCATACAGATCGGAAGATGAAGGAGTGAATTGGGATCTAGCAAATCAGGGAATACAGGGAGCAGTGGTCAGGGATATTTTACACCTTTCCATTGATCGGTTTATCGTTTTACAGGACAATGGAATTTTTTATACTGGAGACGTAGGACAGCATTACAAGTTGATTCACCAATTGAAAAATTGGATATACGGCGATGCTTATTCTAAAATAAAGTCTATGTGTACACTAGACGACATTTTGTTTTATGCCGATGGAAATAATATATACAAATATAATTTAACGACCGATCAAAAAAAATTGGTATATCAAAATGCAACGGGGATATTCAATGGGATGACTTGCAACAGTTCCAATAAAATGTTGTTTTTTTCAAACAGTAACGATATTTATCGATCCACAGATCTCGGGGATAAATGGGTTAAGATTCCAATTCCTGTAGCGAACGCAAGCATTGGGCAACCTATTATCACCGATGAAATACTGGTGATAAATGTTGATAAATCAGTTTATCGTTCTCAAGATTACGGAGACCATTGGTTCAAAACCGGAAACTTTCCGGACCCGGTAAGCACACTTCACTGTCCTTATCCGTCGATGGTATATTTTGTTCACAAGGACGACACGGGAAATATAGATTTGTTTCAATCCTATGATGCAGGATTAAGCTGGTTTAAATCTACGGTATTTAGTCCTGTATATGTCAACGAGGATAAACATATCTGGATCAACAACAAGGGAGATCTGATATTAAAAGGCTGGGAAGGAGATATATACCGATCATTTGACAATGGCCAGAGTTTCTCCCTTTATCATGACATTGGTGATTCTGAGACTTATATATTTCTGGGCGATGATCAGAGAATATACATCCAGGGCAATTGTTTTTTTTACCGCTTACTCGAACCGAGCTCGGACAGAAAACTTGCCCATGGCTTCTTATTTAAAGACGACGATCAAAACTGTTTGTTGGATGCCACTGAAATAGGATATCCCGGACGTCAGATTAGCATCAGGGATGGAAACAGTTCTTATTTTTTATATTCAAATCCCACTGGCGCATTTTATTTTGAAGCTCCACCTGCAGCTTTTGAATTGGAAGCAAGCAACATCAGTCCATATCACCACGCCTGTGTTCAACAATTGAATGGAGCTACGCTGGATTTAAGCAAAAGCATAGAACTTGGTTTACAGATATTGAAGGAATGCCACCTGTTGAATCTGGATCTAAGCATCCCAGGATTGAGAAGATGTTTTGAATCTACGATTTATATACACTACAGCAATATTGGAACAGACCTTGCACCCAATGCAAGCATAGAGTTGATTTTGGATCCATACCTGCAATACATAAGATCCAATCAAACGAATGTTATGGTGAGTGGAGATACACTGAAGTTCCAACTTGGAGATGTACATTTAGGTTCTGTAGGAAAAATTGCAATCACGGTATTCGTATCCTGCAATGCAAAAATCGGACAGGAACTCTGTGTGGAAGCAAGCATACAGGCTAAGGATGGATGTATCACGGGCTCTACCGCCATTGTAAAAACATCTGCAAACTGCAATGGAGATTCAACGTTATTGATCTTGACCAATTTGAGTGCGGTGCCTATGAAGGAAAATCGTTCCTGGAAATTACTGGAGACCGGGAACAATAAGGTCCAAACTATAGCCTCAGGTTTTTTTAAATTACAAGCCAATGAAAGCAGGCAATATACTGTGCAGAGCAGTGATCAAGAGCAAATGTTTTCAGCGCAGCAGGAGGCATCGTATCCATACAACAAATTCAGTCAGACATTAATTGACAATTGTTTGAGAAATCCCGGAATAAAAAATGCATATGATGAAGAAGAGCCATTTTATGACCGCGAATGCATGGAAAATACAGGCAGTTATGATCCCAATGACATCATAGGACGACCCCTGGGAATCACCACAGAAAAGCGAATCGAAAGCGAACAAGAATTGGAGTACACCATCAGATTTCAAAATACGGGAACCGATACGGCGTTTAACGTCATTGTTGTGAACGATCTTAAATCGTCCAACTTAGATCTTGCCACCCTGACATTGGGAGCTTCTTCTCATTCCTACGCCATGAGCCTCATCGATGGACATGAGATGCTCTTTGCATTTAAAGACATTATGCTTCCGGATTCAAACATCAATGCAACGGAATCTCATGGCTTTTTAAAATACAAAATCAAACCGAAAAAACAGTTGCCACCCAATTCCCAAATCAACAACCAGGCCTCCATCTATTTTGACTTCAACGAGCCGGTAAAGACCAATACCGATTTTCACACCATTGGTTTACCATTGGTGACGAACATAAAATCAGAAACCGAATATACAAATGATCTCATTGAAATTTCTCCCAATCCCGTTTTAGATTTTGCGAAGATAAAATTGTATGATCCGCTGTTTGAAATAAAGAGCATTGAACTCATCGATGTTTTTGGCCGCCGTCTGAAAGCGAAATGGAGTCGTGATTCGGAGTTAATTATTGATTTTCGGGGTGTGCCGGCGGGGGTTTATATGGTGGCGATTGAAGGAAGGGGAGGGGAGAGGTTTGTGGGGAAGGTGGTGAAGTTGTAA
- a CDS encoding SH3 domain-containing protein — protein sequence MNDNLLNVRSGPNKNKPVLRTVNFGTEINIYASDPSG from the coding sequence GTGAACGACAATCTTCTCAATGTAAGATCGGGTCCCAACAAAAATAAGCCGGTCCTTAGAACCGTAAATTTTGGTACTGAAATCAACATCTATGCATCCGATCCATCCGGATGA
- a CDS encoding IS5 family transposase — translation MAKIITPKQQLELFEWDALVEKLRSFDKDPLAKLNDYIRFEYFRKELEKIVKRTGEGPGRPSYDVVMMFKLLIVQRIYDLSDESMEFQIADRTSFKLFLGIRGTDQIPDARTIWSFKNELSLKKADKRLFKKLDQLLHQNRVIINKGSIVDAHIVESEINRNSKEDNDLIKNGQIPQEWEDNPNIGRQKDSDARWVKHHNRKAYGYKDHVKIDKNTKLITNYEITPANVYDGEMTDVLIEKRDKGKRLYGDSASWDFRERIRKKGMIPCINQKGRRNRPLNDREQDRNTNLSRTRARVEHVFGCITTMFGKMKLRCIGKVRSSFQIGLTNITYNLFRIIQLKRKVAWA, via the coding sequence ATGGCCAAAATCATTACACCAAAGCAACAACTTGAGCTATTTGAGTGGGATGCGCTTGTTGAAAAACTTCGTTCTTTTGATAAAGATCCATTAGCTAAGCTTAACGATTACATCAGATTTGAATATTTTCGAAAGGAGCTGGAAAAAATTGTTAAAAGAACGGGAGAAGGTCCCGGCAGGCCATCTTATGATGTAGTGATGATGTTCAAGTTATTAATTGTTCAAAGAATATATGATTTAAGTGATGAATCAATGGAATTCCAAATAGCAGACCGGACAAGTTTTAAATTATTTTTAGGAATACGAGGAACGGATCAGATTCCTGACGCAAGAACAATCTGGTCGTTCAAGAATGAATTGAGTTTAAAGAAGGCGGATAAAAGGTTATTCAAAAAACTGGATCAACTATTACACCAGAATAGGGTAATAATAAATAAGGGTAGTATTGTAGATGCTCATATTGTAGAAAGCGAAATTAACCGCAATAGTAAAGAGGATAATGACTTAATAAAGAATGGGCAAATACCACAAGAATGGGAGGACAACCCAAATATTGGAAGACAAAAAGATTCCGATGCCCGCTGGGTAAAGCACCATAATCGCAAAGCCTACGGCTATAAAGATCATGTGAAGATCGATAAAAACACCAAACTGATTACCAACTATGAAATAACCCCTGCGAATGTTTATGATGGTGAAATGACGGATGTATTGATAGAAAAACGGGATAAAGGAAAACGCTTATATGGAGATTCGGCAAGCTGGGATTTCCGAGAACGAATCCGGAAGAAAGGGATGATACCTTGTATAAATCAGAAAGGAAGAAGAAACCGTCCATTAAACGACAGGGAGCAAGACAGAAATACGAACTTATCAAGAACACGTGCACGAGTTGAACATGTATTTGGTTGTATCACCACGATGTTTGGAAAAATGAAATTACGTTGCATAGGTAAAGTAAGATCTTCTTTTCAAATTGGACTGACAAACATAACATATAATTTATTCCGGATTATCCAACTAAAAAGAAAAGTAGCATGGGCATAG
- a CDS encoding IS5 family transposase: protein MAKIITPKQQLELFEWDALVEKLRSFDKDPLAKLNDYIRFEYFRKELEKIVKRTGEGPGRPSYDVVMMFKLLIVQRIYDLSDESMEFQIADRTSFKLFLGIRGTDQIPDARTIWSFKNELSLKKADKRLFKKLDQLLHQNRVIINKGSIVDAHIVESEINRNSKEDNDLIKNGQIPQEWEDNPNIGRQKDSDARWVKHHNRKAYGYKDHVKIDKNTKLITNYEITPANVYDGEMTDVLIEKRDKGKRLYGDSASWDFRERIRKKGMIPCINQKGRRNRPLNDREQDRNTNLSRTRARVEHVFGCITTMFGKMKLRCIGKVRSSFQIGLTNITYNLFRIIQLKRKVAWA from the coding sequence ATGGCCAAAATCATTACACCAAAGCAACAACTTGAGCTATTTGAGTGGGATGCGCTTGTTGAAAAACTTCGTTCTTTTGATAAAGATCCATTAGCTAAGCTTAACGATTACATCAGATTTGAATATTTTCGAAAGGAGCTGGAAAAAATTGTTAAAAGAACGGGAGAAGGTCCCGGCAGGCCATCTTATGATGTAGTGATGATGTTCAAGTTATTAATTGTTCAAAGAATATATGATTTAAGTGATGAATCAATGGAATTCCAAATAGCAGACCGGACAAGTTTTAAATTATTTTTAGGAATACGAGGAACGGATCAGATTCCTGACGCAAGAACAATCTGGTCGTTCAAGAATGAATTGAGTTTAAAGAAGGCGGATAAAAGGTTATTCAAAAAACTGGATCAACTATTACACCAGAATAGGGTAATAATAAATAAGGGTAGTATTGTAGATGCTCATATTGTAGAAAGCGAAATTAACCGCAATAGTAAAGAGGATAATGACTTAATAAAGAATGGGCAAATACCACAAGAATGGGAGGACAACCCAAATATTGGAAGACAAAAAGATTCCGATGCCCGCTGGGTAAAGCACCATAATCGCAAAGCCTACGGCTATAAAGATCATGTGAAGATCGATAAAAACACCAAACTGATTACCAACTATGAAATAACCCCTGCGAATGTTTATGATGGTGAAATGACGGATGTATTGATAGAAAAACGGGATAAAGGAAAACGCTTATATGGAGATTCGGCAAGCTGGGATTTCCGAGAACGAATCCGGAAGAAAGGGATGATACCTTGTATAAATCAGAAAGGAAGAAGAAACCGTCCATTAAACGACAGGGAGCAAGACAGAAATACGAACTTATCAAGAACACGTGCACGAGTTGAACATGTATTTGGTTGTATCACCACGATGTTTGGAAAAATGAAATTACGATGCATAGGTAAAGTAAGATCTTCTTTTCAAATTGGACTGACAAACATAACATATAATTTATTCCGGATTATCCAACTAAAAAGAAAAGTAGCATGGGCATAG
- a CDS encoding nucleotide-binding protein gives MNTKPRLFIGSASESKPIVDALISKLGKTVNAEPWYNSFPQGEHTLQSLANKATDTEFAAFIVGKEDTTESREVATSSPRDNVIYEAGLFAGHLGVSRVFLLIATGTKIPTDWLGLTTIFYDHKGENTIKDIQKAAQIIRDALNSWVNKTKISLEYLILGHWWQYVINEDAGSVLSLLSITRALNSKLYRIDGEAWTNKGKKIAKYWSRATDLDIKNRKFFYYWEGDHSHDPNIPKYLGVGEIVFDDDQTYTINRANGWYSETPLTGQKIQLENLLSISGQANKTFKY, from the coding sequence ATGAATACCAAACCAAGATTATTTATTGGATCAGCATCAGAGTCAAAACCAATTGTAGATGCACTGATAAGTAAGTTAGGCAAAACGGTAAATGCTGAGCCTTGGTACAATTCTTTTCCACAAGGCGAACATACACTTCAATCATTGGCCAATAAAGCAACCGATACAGAATTTGCAGCATTTATTGTTGGTAAGGAAGACACGACTGAATCAAGAGAAGTTGCCACCAGTTCACCCAGAGATAATGTAATATATGAAGCAGGGCTTTTTGCCGGCCATCTGGGAGTTTCCAGGGTTTTCCTGCTTATAGCGACTGGTACGAAGATACCTACTGACTGGCTTGGCTTAACCACAATATTTTATGATCACAAAGGTGAAAACACAATAAAAGATATTCAGAAAGCAGCGCAAATAATCCGGGATGCATTAAATAGTTGGGTAAACAAAACAAAAATTTCCCTTGAATATTTAATACTGGGCCATTGGTGGCAGTATGTGATTAATGAAGATGCGGGTTCTGTTTTGAGCCTACTGTCGATCACCCGTGCATTAAATAGTAAGTTATATAGAATTGATGGCGAGGCATGGACAAACAAAGGAAAGAAAATTGCAAAATACTGGAGTCGAGCCACAGATTTGGACATTAAAAATCGAAAATTTTTCTACTATTGGGAAGGAGATCATTCTCATGATCCAAACATACCAAAATATTTAGGAGTTGGAGAAATTGTATTTGATGATGATCAGACCTATACAATAAATCGAGCAAACGGCTGGTATTCTGAAACTCCTTTAACAGGCCAGAAAATACAATTAGAAAATCTTCTGAGTATTTCAGGGCAAGCGAACAAGACTTTCAAATATTGA
- a CDS encoding SHOCT domain-containing protein — protein MANPITPLKLKLLLGFNLVFVAILGISLLNVLKTTEKEYLKPIKTNAKEQNDQRPRDVSTAPAATPQNASGQDTGQAQKLEETKPNEEKKNETENPQKEPVDSGVTFYSIVLLMLISGALGGVLCNLRGFFMHYRADDIGFPANLEIPYYVRPFMGAGAGLFIYFVANFLITSITVQYLATNVPFQGMVSYVALSMLAGFGSLEFFQRLKETALTLFGQKAEKDRWQKLEDLYTMFKKGVLTEAEYNNEKTELLKSFSDAELSNLRMNATQNK, from the coding sequence ATGGCTAATCCAATTACACCACTTAAATTAAAATTGTTATTAGGTTTCAATTTAGTTTTTGTTGCTATCCTCGGAATTTCATTATTAAATGTTTTAAAGACAACCGAGAAGGAGTATCTGAAACCAATTAAGACCAATGCTAAAGAGCAAAATGATCAGAGACCAAGAGATGTTAGTACAGCTCCTGCAGCTACTCCCCAAAATGCAAGTGGTCAGGATACGGGGCAAGCTCAAAAACTGGAAGAAACAAAACCAAACGAAGAAAAGAAAAATGAAACAGAAAATCCACAAAAGGAGCCCGTTGATTCAGGGGTTACATTTTACTCAATTGTTTTATTAATGCTCATTTCAGGTGCATTGGGTGGTGTTCTCTGCAACTTAAGAGGATTCTTTATGCATTACCGGGCAGATGATATAGGTTTTCCGGCTAATTTGGAAATACCATATTATGTAAGACCTTTTATGGGTGCCGGCGCCGGACTGTTTATCTATTTCGTTGCTAATTTTCTGATTACCTCCATAACAGTTCAGTATTTGGCAACCAATGTTCCTTTTCAGGGCATGGTTTCATATGTTGCACTATCGATGTTGGCTGGCTTCGGGTCTTTGGAATTTTTCCAACGATTAAAAGAAACAGCTTTGACTCTGTTTGGACAGAAAGCAGAAAAAGATCGTTGGCAAAAACTTGAAGATTTATATACTATGTTCAAAAAGGGTGTACTTACTGAAGCGGAATATAATAATGAAAAAACGGAATTATTAAAATCTTTTTCTGACGCCGAATTATCCAACCTGAGAATGAATGCAACTCAGAATAAATAA